The Panicum hallii strain FIL2 chromosome 9, PHallii_v3.1, whole genome shotgun sequence genome has a window encoding:
- the LOC112877913 gene encoding uncharacterized protein LOC112877913, producing MQPQPEPAQRRASPSTCSSTATRRSIGCMAGLLRLISPYHRSHHRKRLTAKDNAAKASAPSQPPSPTKKKAAAPASPAPSPVKPAQQPRQQPPAAVRRRRSCDAPRSPTIAPEHRRSSCDSPRPPPPAIVARLMGLEESAPPSPAAAAAPRPVVPARPPPPPPPPETAAEKRRKLLGALEKCDEDLKTLRRIIAAVRAAEMRAAAASDVAPAAAGTPPPGKGAAKWMVNRDEQSPSPPTPQQHKLRAGEQQQPSPDSVLDAISSPRFPCRKRRPSPCTDLDAGGKAGGGNGAVAPAVGSKIVKPSRTLVFTGEYCKIKSGDELQLRAVHHPVPLVAGMPRSAGAESWRHHRRRWELELEAAAAGRVISRAMAESAGEAMWGPQGGDERRRERAMVAAALERAIVQDLVADLVSGLLAQSGRGHGHGAGCRKRLCF from the exons ATGCAGCCGCAGCCGGAGCCCGCCCAGCGGCGGGCGTCGCCGTCCACGTGCTCCTCCACCGCGACGAGGCGGAGCATCGGGTGCATGgccggcctcctccgcctcatCTCTCCGTACCACCGCAGCCACCACCGGAAGCGCCTCACCGCCAAGGACAATGCCGCGAAGGCCTCGGCGCCATCGCAGCCGCCGTCGCCGACCAAGAAGAAGGCGGCGGCCCCGGCGTCTCCCGCGCCTTCTCCGGTGAAACCGGCACAGCAGCCGCGGCAACAGCCTCCGGCCgcggtccggcggcggcggtcctgCGACGCGCCGCGGAGCCCGACGATCGCGCCGGAGCACCGGCGCTCCAGCTGCGACagcccacggccgccgccgccggccatcgtGGCGCGCCTCATGGGCCTGGAGGAGTCCGCGCCgccctcgcccgccgccgccgcggcgccgcggccCGTCGTCCCGGCCCGCCCGcctcccccgcccccgccgccggagaCGGCCGCGGAGAAGCGGCGGAAGCTGCTGGGCGCGCTGGAGAAGTGCGACGAGGACCTCAAGACGCTGCGGCGGATCATCGcggccgtccgcgccgccgagatgcgcgcggccgccgcgtcCGACGTCGccccggcggcggcagggacgCCACCTCCAGGCAAGGGCGCCGCCAAGTGGATGGTCAACCGTGACGAGCAGTCGCCGTCCCCGCCGACGCCGCAGCAGCACAAGCTCCGCGCTGGCGAGCAGCAGCAGCCCAGCCCGGACTCGGTGCTGGACGCCATCAGCTCCCCGAGATTCCCATGCAGGAAGCGGCGGCCGTCTCCGTGCACGGATCTCGATGCGGGTGGCAAGGCCGGTGGCGGTAACGGCGCCGTGGCCCCCGCCGTCGGATCGAAGATCGTGAAACCCTCCCGCACCCTTGTCTTCACCG GTGAGTACTGCAAGATCAAATCGGGCGATGAGTTGCAGCTGCGCGCCGTCCATCACCCGGTGCCGCTGGTGGCGGGCATGCCGAGGTCGGCCGGCGCGGAGAGCTGGCGGCACcaccggcggcggtgggagctggagctggaggccgcggcggcggggcgggttATCAGCCGCGCGATGGCGGAGAGCGCGGGGGAGGCGATGTGGGGGCCGCAGGGCGgcgacgagcggcggcgggagcgcgCCATGGTCGCGGCCGCGCTGGAGCGCGCCATCGTGCAGGACCTCGTGGCCGACCTCGTGTCCGGCCTGCTCGCGCAGTCCGGCCGCGGGCACGGGCACGGCGCCGGGTGCAGGAA